DNA from Arthrobacter sp. PvP023:
CGAGCCAGCCGGCGTAGATTCCGTCGGCGGGGATGTAGCCGCTGGCTTCGGAGGACAGGTTTGCGGTGGGGAATCCGAGTGCACGCCCGCGGGCAGCACCGTGCACCACCTCGCCGCGCATCCGGTGCGGGCGGCCCAGCACGGCAGCCGCCGTGGCCACGTCGCCGTCCCGCAAGGCCTCACGAACCCAAGTGGACGAACAACGGCGGTCCTCGCCGCCGTCGTCGTGGATGGGAAAACCTTCTGAGCCGAATTCACTGATGACCTGGACAGTGAAGCCGAACTTCTCCCCCAGCTCCTGCATGGTGGAGAGGTCACCGGAGTTTCCGCGGCCAAACCGGGCGTCGTGGCCGATCACCACGTGGCTGGCCTTGAGGCTGCCGACGAGGACGCCGGCGACGAATTCTTCCGGCGTCAGACTGGCCAGCTCCAGGGAGTATTTCATGACCAGGACGGCGTCCAGGCCCAGCTCGCCGAGGGCAACGAGCTTGTCCTCCAGACCCATGATGAGCTCGGGAGCGGACTCGGGCCGGTGCACCTGCGCGGGGTGGGGGTCAAACGTCACCGCTACAGCCCGCGCGCCGTTGAGGCGGGCTGTACGGATGAGCTGCGACAGCACCTGCTGGTGCCCGCGGTGTACGCCGTCGAAATTGCCAAACGTGACAACGGTAGGGCCGAAGTCCGCGGGGACCTCGGACGGATCGTTCCAGATGTGGACCATCAACCTCGCCTTTTGCTGCCTGCCATTGACTCGTCCGAAACCGCGCCGGGCCCCGGAACTCTCTAAGATTACCCGCAATTGCCTCTGGAAATTACCCGGAATCACCCTGCGGCGACCGACACCGCGGCCGGTCCCGGGTTCCGGCCTACCACGGTCTGGGGTGCCCGGCTAGGATGCAAGGGCAGCATCCGGCGACGCAGTTGCGCGCCGCAGCCAACGATGCCCGGGGCCGTGCGCCGGGCTGAAGGAGAGCGCTATGACTGACCTCCGCGAGATTTTGGAACAGATACCCGTTGACCAGGTTGCCGGTCTGCTGGGCACGGACAGGGAGTCCGCCCGGGCCGCAATCGAGGCTGCGGTTCCCACCCTCCTCGCCGGCATGCAGAGCAACGCACAGGCGCCCGGTGGTGCCGCCTCCCTTGAATCCGCTCTTGCCCAGCACCAGGACGGGCTTGCAGAGGGTGGCGTTGACGCTGCGCAGGTGGATACCGCCGACGGCGAGAAAATTGTCAGCCATGTCTTCGGCGGCCAACAGGATCAGGTGGCACACCAACTCGCCGGCACTGCCAACCTGGGCGGCGTGGGCAGCGACCTCGTCCGGAAGCTTTTGCCGATCCTGGCGCCCATCGTGATGTCCTATCTCGCCAACAAGATCCTCGGCGGTCGGAATGCCCAAGCGGGCGGCGGAGCAGGCAGCGATGCGGCCGGCGGCCCCGGCGGAATCGACCTCGGCAGCATCCTGGGCGGCATTCTTGGAGGTTCGCAGGGCGGCGCGGGCGCCCAAGGAGGAGGACTGGGAGACATCCTCGGGGGCATTTTGGGCGGGGGCCCGCAGGACGGCCAGCAGACCCGCGATGCAGTGGTCCCGGAGGCCAGTAAGGATTCGGCGCCGCAGCCCCCCACCGGACCACTCGGTCAGCCGATACCGCAGGGCGGTGCGCCCGTTCCGGGCGAGGTGATCGACGTCGACCTCCCCGGCGACGGTTCCGAGGACCACGCCGAAGAGAAAAAGAATACCGGCGGCGGCCTGGGCGGCCTGTTGGGCGGGCTCTTCGGCAAGAAATAGCCGCGCCGGATCGGGCTACTAGTGGTGCTGGCGGCCGGAACCTTCAGCAGCATCCCCGGGACGTGAAGTGGCTGCTGCGACCTCCGCCAGCCAGTCGTCGAGGTCCCTGGGCCTGCGGAACGCCACCACCGGCGGCATGTCCGGGCTGGCCTGCCATTCCTTGAAGACACGTTTCTTCCTGGCAAATGAGTTGAAGTGCCAGTAGAAGATCGAATCCCTCGCACATAGCCTCGCGAGCGTTTCGATGTTGCCGTTGCAGACGGGTTGCTTCGTGATGACCCGTCGCAGGGAGCGGCGGACCAGCCTGGACAGCGACAGCCAACGGGGATAATCCAAAGCGATGACCAGCTCCGCCCGGGGTACAACGATGTCGCGCCAGACGCCATAGGCGCTGTCCAGGACCCAGCGCTCGCGCGCCGCAACATTCGCCGCGAGCTCCCGTTGCTGCTCGACGCTGCGCTGCTGCCAGCCGGGAAGCCAGCCAATGTCGTCGTCGGCTGAAAACTCGGGAAGCCCCGACGCTGCCGCATATGCGCGGGCCGCCGAGGACTTGCCGCTGCCCGTCACTCCGTAAAAGATGACACGGGACGGGTTTACCGGGATGGGTTTCATGGTCTGCTCCCCCGTTTTGCTCGGCGGTCCGGCCTCCGGAACTCTGGCGCACCGCGATTTGCCACGATAGCACTCGGCGCATGAGTCGTTTTGGAGTGGTTTCCAGCGGGCTTTGGCTACGGCGGTCATGCCACACTGGTTTGATGCCAGAGTTCCGAGTCCACGCCGGTAGCGAGCTTACCGATGCTGAAGTCCTGGCCTTGTACGAGTCAGTGGGCTGGACCACCTATACGGATGAACCCGACGCACTCCTACGAGCAATCCGCCGATCAGCGTTCGTCGTGACATGCCGTGATGACACTGGCAAGCTCATCGGCCTGGCCCGCGCAATCTCGGACGACGCCACGGTCTGCTATGTGCAGGACATCTTGGTCGATCCGTCATGTCAAGGATCCGGAGCGGGACGGTCGATGCTTGAAGCCATCCTGTCCAGGTACAGGCATGTCAGGCAGACCGTACTCATCACCGACAATGAGCCGGGCCAGCGCGCGTTCTATGAGGCCCTGGGATTCACCGAAGGCTCGGATTTCAGGCCGGAACCGCTCAGGATGTTCGCTCGCTTCCGATAGCCATGAGACTGCCGGACCGGCCACCGAAGCCCGGGCAGGCCGTACTCCGGCTGGCGAGACCACTATTCACTGGGGTACGCGGGCTCACCACGGCAGGGTCACTCGAGTTTGAAGTAGTTGTTTCGTTGTGGTTTTTGGTGTGGGTCGATGTGGGGTGGCGGGATGAACCACGGAACCCCGGTTTTGACCTGGATGTGCCACTGTTCCTTGTGGATCAGGTGGTGGTGATGGCTGCAAAGCAGTGTGCCGTTCTCGGTGCTGGTGGTTCCGCCGTGTGACCAGTAGGTGATGTGGTGGGCTTCGCACCAGGGGGCGGGGATGGTGCAGCCCGGGAACGCGCAGCCTTGGTCGCGGGCGGTGATGGCTTTGCGGATGTGGGGCGGGAAGATCCGGGTGGTCCGGCCGATGTCCAGGACGCGGCCCTGGCTGCCGAGGAGGACGGGGATGATGTCGGCGTCGCAGGCGATCTTCCGGACCGTGGCGGCGGTGACGGGCCCGGTGAACGTGAACGAGCCCGTGCCGGGGATGCCGGGGATGGTCCCGGTGCCCGTGGTGCCGGGGATGCCTCCGGTGCCGGTTGGCCGGTCGCTGTTGTGGTCTAGCCGATCGAGGCGGTTCAGGAGGTCGCGGTAGTCGATGGTGACCATGACCTGGGGACGCAGACCGCCGGCTGCGGGGAGGTTGCCGGTGGCGAGTGTGGTTTTGGCGGCGCCGACGAGGCCGTCCAGGAGCTGCTGGGGCCGGGTCCGCCGGTCCAGATCGCTGCCACCACTGGTTCCGTCGTTGCCTTCAGCTGTCCCTGGTTGGGTGCGGGGGTTGGTGGCGGTGTTCATCACAGTCAGGAGGGGTTCGTATTGGTCCGGGGTGGCGAAGAATTCCACGTGGTGCAGTCCGCGGCGGGGTTTCCGGATGAAGACGCCCTGCCGGTGCCGGAGCTCCTCCTCGGAGGGTTCGCTGCCGTCCTGGTCGGCCGCCTCAACCAGGTGGCGGGCGACGCGGGCGACGAAATCGGTGTCCTGTTCGGCCGCGGTGCGGGTCAGGGTGTGTTCCATCCGGGCCATGGTGCCCGCAGGGGCGTGATGCCGGACCCGGTCCAGGGCGACGGTGATGATCGTCGCGGAACGGGAACCCACTGAACCGGACGCCACGGCCGCGGCGAGCACGGGACGTTCCGGAGGCTGGGGGTGGCCGGTGATCCCGGCCCGGGGCAGCACGGCCTCGGCCAGGGCGAGCCGGCGGCGGGCTTCCCCGGCACCGATCCGAAGCCGGGCCCGGAGGAACTCGGTAGTGTTCCGGCACCCGTCATCGGCCGGACCCGGATCATTGGACCCCAGCGCCGCGGGGCTGGGTCCGGGGTCCGCGGCGGCTGTGTCTGGGCCGCCATCGCCCGGGTCGCCATCCGGCCGGGCGCTCTCGCTAAGGCCTCCATCGGCAGTACTGGTCGCCCAGCCGATCGGCCCATGTACAGCCGTCTCGTTGCCCCACCCGGTGGTCCAGCCAACCGCCGCACCCGAGCCCGCGCCAGCCCGCGCAGCAGCACTGGCCTCGCGCCGCGACCGGTCCACCGCCCCGGCAGCAACCACCTGCAAATATTCAGCGACCCGGGAGATGTCCTCCACCCGGGAAGCGAAGTCAGCCGCCTCCCGGAAACCCAACACCGCAACGTCCGCAACCGCCGTCGAACTAATGGCCTCCAGCAGCTCAAGGCACCGGGACAGCTCACCGGAACCAACGCCGTCGAACGCTAAAGCCTCAGGACGCCGCGGCCCCGCGGGGACGCCCCGCAGGCTACGGACTGAACCCGGCGAAACAGCGGCCGCGGGTGAAGCAGCAGCAGCGGGCAGCTTGGCCCACCGCAATGCCCCTCCTGCTGCAAGCCCCCCATGACTTCCATGGCATAACTCTGCCAAAGGGGTACGACAAAAAAGGGCCGCCGGAATCGGGACGGCTATGCGGCCGGACGGGCGCGTCAGGCCGGGTGACTCAAACCCCTCGCGGTGCCGGCCTGCGCTTGTAAAGCCAGACGAGCCCAAGAATCGGAAGCAGGAGCGGGATAAAAGCGTAGCCGCGGCCGAAGAGGGACCAGACGGTTTCATGCGGGAAGCTGACGGAGTCGAAAATGCTCAGCGCCCCGACCACCACCACGCCTACGAGTTCCACCAGGACGGCAGCCACGGATACCTTGAACCAGGTCCGCCCGGCTTTCGCCAGTGAGACCGTGGCTGCGACGTAAACGAGCGCCGCGAACGCCGAGAGCAGGTAAGCCAGCGGCGCTTCGGAGAACTTGGTGAGAATCTGGTAGCCGGCCCGGGCCGTAGCGGAGATGGCGAATACTGCATAGACCGCAATCAGCAACCGCCCTGGGCCGGTATTCCGGGTGTCCCTGGAACGGACCTTCGCGGCCTCATTCTCGGTCTTGTTGACGGGGGTTTGCGGAGTCACGTCGTGTGCTTCTTCCACTCAGTACCAAATCTGGTTCATGCGTGCGGCCATCACAAGGGCGGTGACGCCCACGGCAGCCAGGACAAAGTTGCTCCACCGGGTGCGCTCCAGGATGGACCAATACACGGCGCCGACCGGCAGGATCAGGGCAGTGACCAGGTAGCCCCAGAACTCCCACGGTTCCCCGGCTATCTGTTCCCCCGAGGATACGCGGACGATCGAGCCGACAAGGTAGACCAGGAGCGCCAGTTCGACGGCGGCCACCGACAGGATGGTGGCATCGTTGGGGGCTTTCTTCATGATCCCCGCGACGGCGCAGATGATCGTGGAAAGCAGCCCCACGGCCAGAATGATGTAAAAGTACGCGTCCACGCTACTTGCCCGGCTGTTCATTACTCGGGGCGAAGACCAGCACCGGCTTCGCGTAGCCGCCCGCGTCAGCCAGCAGGGCCACCAGCGAGCCGTCAGGCGCAAAGGCCGCGGCGGGGTTGTCTGCGGTGGCAGCTTCCGGTGTTCCGGCTCCCGCGCCTGCGGCTATGCGCCGGCCGAACGAGATTTCAGTGGCTTCGTCTTCGCTGAGCTCACGGTTCGGCATGAGCGCGCGAGCCGCCTGGGACATCTCCAGCACTTCCAGTTCCTCGGCCAACTGCTCCAGCGTCCTGGCCTGGTCAAGGCTATAGGGCCCGACCTGGGTCCTTCGCAGCGCTGTCAGGTGGCCCCCGGTCCCGAGGGCTTCACCAAGGTCGCGCGCCAGGGCGCGGATGTACGTACCGGACGAGCATTCCACGGTGACGTCCACGTCGATGACTGCCCCGTCACGCCCGGGTCGGACGGCATGGACGTCGAACCTGTGGATGGTGACCGGCCGTGCGGCAAGCTTGACGTCTTCGCCGGAACGGACGCGGGCATACGCGCGCTCGCCGTTGACTTTGATGGCGCTTACGCTGCTGGGGACCTGTTGGATCTCGCCGGTGAGTGCTGCGACGCCGGCCCTGATGGCTTCCTCGGTGACCTCAGAGGCTGAGTGGCTGCTCACCACCTCGCCCTCGGCGTCGTCCGTTACGGTGGACTCGCCGAGGCGGATGGTGGCGGTATACGTCTTGGATGTCCCGACGATGTACGTCAGCAGGCGGGTGGCCTTGTTGATGCCGAGGACGAGGACACCGGTGGCCATGGGATCCAGCGTGCCGGCATGCCCCACTTTCCGGGTACCGGCCAGCCGCCGCATCCGTCCAACCACATCGTGGCTGGTCCATCCTTGCGGCTTGTCCACTATTACCAGTCCAGAAAGCACGCCTCCCAGTATATCCGCGCCTGCGGCCCTCCTAGCTCGCCCGACGGCGGGCGGCCGGTTGGGCGGCAAGCGCCCGACGGCGGGCGGCCGGTTGGGCGGCAAGCGCCCGACGGCGGGCGGCCGGTTGGGCGGCAAGCGCCCGGCGGCGGGCGGTTAGGATGGCAGACATGCCCGAGCTTGCCGCACACATCCACGACTTCCCCGTCAACCAGATCCGTGAGATCACGGAAGCTGCGTGGGGCACTCCCGGCGCCATTGTGTTGAGCATCGGTGAACCTGGCTTCGAGCTCCCCCGCCACGTCCTCGAGGCCGGCATGGCGTGCCTTGACCGCGACGAAACCAATTACACACCGAATGCCGGAATCCCCGCGCTCCGCGAGGCCTTCGCGGCCAGGTTCCGCGAGCACAAC
Protein-coding regions in this window:
- a CDS encoding bifunctional riboflavin kinase/FAD synthetase, with amino-acid sequence MVHIWNDPSEVPADFGPTVVTFGNFDGVHRGHQQVLSQLIRTARLNGARAVAVTFDPHPAQVHRPESAPELIMGLEDKLVALGELGLDAVLVMKYSLELASLTPEEFVAGVLVGSLKASHVVIGHDARFGRGNSGDLSTMQELGEKFGFTVQVISEFGSEGFPIHDDGGEDRRCSSTWVREALRDGDVATAAAVLGRPHRMRGEVVHGAARGRALGFPTANLSSEASGYIPADGIYAGWLVDQAGTRWPAAISVGSNPTFDGVSRQVEAHVIDRPEEPVENFDLYGQTVVVEFVARLRGMVAYRGPEALVEQMCLDVVQAHDILFRR
- a CDS encoding DUF937 domain-containing protein translates to MTDLREILEQIPVDQVAGLLGTDRESARAAIEAAVPTLLAGMQSNAQAPGGAASLESALAQHQDGLAEGGVDAAQVDTADGEKIVSHVFGGQQDQVAHQLAGTANLGGVGSDLVRKLLPILAPIVMSYLANKILGGRNAQAGGGAGSDAAGGPGGIDLGSILGGILGGSQGGAGAQGGGLGDILGGILGGGPQDGQQTRDAVVPEASKDSAPQPPTGPLGQPIPQGGAPVPGEVIDVDLPGDGSEDHAEEKKNTGGGLGGLLGGLFGKK
- a CDS encoding adenylate kinase yields the protein MKPIPVNPSRVIFYGVTGSGKSSAARAYAAASGLPEFSADDDIGWLPGWQQRSVEQQRELAANVAARERWVLDSAYGVWRDIVVPRAELVIALDYPRWLSLSRLVRRSLRRVITKQPVCNGNIETLARLCARDSIFYWHFNSFARKKRVFKEWQASPDMPPVVAFRRPRDLDDWLAEVAAATSRPGDAAEGSGRQHH
- a CDS encoding GNAT family N-acetyltransferase; protein product: MPEFRVHAGSELTDAEVLALYESVGWTTYTDEPDALLRAIRRSAFVVTCRDDTGKLIGLARAISDDATVCYVQDILVDPSCQGSGAGRSMLEAILSRYRHVRQTVLITDNEPGQRAFYEALGFTEGSDFRPEPLRMFARFR
- a CDS encoding HNH endonuclease signature motif containing protein, with the translated sequence MRWAKLPAAAASPAAAVSPGSVRSLRGVPAGPRRPEALAFDGVGSGELSRCLELLEAISSTAVADVAVLGFREAADFASRVEDISRVAEYLQVVAAGAVDRSRREASAAARAGAGSGAAVGWTTGWGNETAVHGPIGWATSTADGGLSESARPDGDPGDGGPDTAAADPGPSPAALGSNDPGPADDGCRNTTEFLRARLRIGAGEARRRLALAEAVLPRAGITGHPQPPERPVLAAAVASGSVGSRSATIITVALDRVRHHAPAGTMARMEHTLTRTAAEQDTDFVARVARHLVEAADQDGSEPSEEELRHRQGVFIRKPRRGLHHVEFFATPDQYEPLLTVMNTATNPRTQPGTAEGNDGTSGGSDLDRRTRPQQLLDGLVGAAKTTLATGNLPAAGGLRPQVMVTIDYRDLLNRLDRLDHNSDRPTGTGGIPGTTGTGTIPGIPGTGSFTFTGPVTAATVRKIACDADIIPVLLGSQGRVLDIGRTTRIFPPHIRKAITARDQGCAFPGCTIPAPWCEAHHITYWSHGGTTSTENGTLLCSHHHHLIHKEQWHIQVKTGVPWFIPPPHIDPHQKPQRNNYFKLE
- the truB gene encoding tRNA pseudouridine(55) synthase TruB; amino-acid sequence: MLSGLVIVDKPQGWTSHDVVGRMRRLAGTRKVGHAGTLDPMATGVLVLGINKATRLLTYIVGTSKTYTATIRLGESTVTDDAEGEVVSSHSASEVTEEAIRAGVAALTGEIQQVPSSVSAIKVNGERAYARVRSGEDVKLAARPVTIHRFDVHAVRPGRDGAVIDVDVTVECSSGTYIRALARDLGEALGTGGHLTALRRTQVGPYSLDQARTLEQLAEELEVLEMSQAARALMPNRELSEDEATEISFGRRIAAGAGAGTPEAATADNPAAAFAPDGSLVALLADAGGYAKPVLVFAPSNEQPGK